The Agrobacterium vitis genome has a segment encoding these proteins:
- a CDS encoding substrate-binding domain-containing protein: protein MNMLKLSVAALVASVAFAGAAAARDQVQIAGSSTVLPYAKIVAETFGETFTKFKTPVVESGGTGAGLKEFCKGVGPETIDIANASRPINKSEAEACKAAGVTDIQEVKFGYDGIVFAVDSSNKDLALVPTDLYKGLAAEVVVDGKLVANPYKKWSEVNKDLPDTDIMAFIPGEKHGTREVFEVNVLQQGCKDAGALDVIKAAIGEKDAPKKCIAVRKDGKAVDIDGDYSETLARIAANKTAIGVFGLSFYENNADKLKVATVSGVKPSVETVATGKYPVSRPLFFYVKKAHLGVIPGMKEYVDFFLSEQMIGPDGPLANYGLVPAPDKEREEFRAKFTAGK from the coding sequence ATGAATATGCTGAAACTGTCCGTAGCGGCTCTGGTCGCCTCAGTCGCCTTTGCTGGCGCCGCCGCTGCGCGTGATCAGGTCCAGATCGCTGGTTCCTCCACCGTTCTTCCCTATGCCAAGATCGTTGCTGAAACCTTTGGCGAGACCTTTACCAAGTTCAAAACCCCGGTCGTTGAATCCGGCGGCACAGGCGCTGGCCTGAAGGAATTCTGCAAGGGCGTTGGTCCGGAAACCATCGATATCGCCAATGCCTCGCGCCCGATCAACAAGTCTGAAGCCGAAGCCTGTAAGGCTGCTGGCGTGACCGACATCCAGGAAGTCAAGTTCGGCTATGACGGCATCGTTTTCGCCGTCGATAGCTCCAACAAGGACCTCGCCCTGGTGCCGACCGACCTTTACAAGGGTCTGGCTGCTGAAGTCGTGGTTGACGGCAAGCTTGTTGCCAACCCCTACAAGAAGTGGTCGGAAGTCAACAAGGACCTGCCGGACACCGATATCATGGCGTTTATTCCGGGCGAAAAGCACGGCACGCGCGAAGTGTTCGAAGTCAACGTTCTCCAGCAGGGCTGCAAGGACGCCGGTGCTCTTGATGTGATCAAGGCCGCCATCGGCGAAAAGGATGCGCCTAAGAAGTGCATCGCCGTGCGTAAGGATGGCAAGGCTGTCGATATTGATGGCGATTACAGCGAAACGCTGGCCCGCATCGCCGCCAACAAGACTGCCATTGGCGTATTTGGCCTGTCCTTCTATGAAAACAATGCCGACAAACTGAAGGTTGCCACCGTTTCCGGCGTCAAGCCTTCGGTTGAAACCGTTGCCACTGGCAAATACCCGGTTTCGCGTCCGCTGTTCTTCTACGTCAAGAAGGCCCATCTCGGCGTTATCCCTGGCATGAAGGAATATGTCGATTTCTTCCTGTCCGAGCAGATGATCGGCCCTGACGGCCCGCTGGCCAATTACGGCCTGGTTCCTGCTCCCGACAAGGAGCGCGAAGAGTTCCGCGCCAAGTTCACCGCTGGCAAGTAA
- the ppk2 gene encoding polyphosphate kinase 2 codes for MGDEQQSGSRGVTLRIRGELRAFDIDDPVLPDWVEKEALSSGGHPYDKKLKREVYEEELKKLQIELVKVQYWLQSTRKRVMALFEGRDAAGKGGTIHSILEYMNPRSVHNVALTKPSETELGQWYFQRYITHFPGGGDMSLFDRSWYNRAVVEPVMGFCTPDQYEHFLEQAPRFEKLIEQEGIYFFKFWLDIGQEMQIKRFHDRRHDPLKVWKLSPMDIAALDKWGDYTEKRDRMLKETHTKHAPWIVVKANDKRRAHLNVIRHMLLSLDYEGRDIKAIGEIDKKIVAEAPDIL; via the coding sequence ATGGGTGATGAGCAGCAGTCAGGCAGTCGTGGCGTAACTTTGCGGATCAGGGGTGAATTGCGCGCCTTTGATATCGACGATCCGGTTCTGCCGGACTGGGTTGAAAAGGAAGCGCTGAGCTCTGGCGGTCATCCCTATGACAAGAAGTTGAAAAGAGAGGTCTATGAGGAGGAGTTGAAAAAACTCCAGATCGAACTGGTCAAGGTGCAGTATTGGCTGCAATCGACCCGCAAACGGGTGATGGCTCTGTTCGAGGGGCGGGATGCGGCTGGCAAAGGCGGCACGATCCACTCCATTCTCGAATATATGAATCCTCGATCGGTCCACAACGTCGCCTTGACCAAGCCATCAGAAACGGAACTCGGTCAATGGTATTTTCAGCGCTATATCACCCATTTTCCGGGCGGCGGCGACATGTCGTTGTTCGACCGTTCATGGTACAATCGAGCAGTTGTGGAGCCGGTCATGGGTTTTTGCACGCCCGATCAATACGAGCATTTCCTGGAACAGGCGCCACGGTTTGAAAAGCTGATCGAGCAAGAGGGCATTTATTTCTTCAAATTCTGGCTCGATATCGGCCAGGAAATGCAGATCAAGCGATTTCATGACCGCCGTCACGATCCGCTGAAGGTCTGGAAACTATCGCCCATGGACATTGCCGCCCTGGATAAATGGGGCGATTATACCGAGAAACGCGACCGGATGCTGAAGGAAACCCATACCAAGCACGCCCCGTGGATTGTAGTCAAGGCCAATGACAAGCGCCGGGCTCACCTCAATGTCATAAGGCATATGCTGCTTTCCCTTGACTATGAAGGGCGCGACATAAAGGCGATCGGCGAGATTGATAAAAAGATCGTCGCAGAGGCGCCGGATATTCTCTGA
- the phoR gene encoding phosphate regulon sensor histidine kinase PhoR: MRDRWDFILLAILVSGSSVLAGADSEFGVVLLLFSLMVILLYKGAEDKDPPVHFPVAASPVLPHGEEVEGLVQATIAAIDLPCVVFGSDGGVVFQNGAAEKAFGKLETGMHISARWRSPGILDMVRETVGNGLPNQIEHSEVLPSERVFAVRVAPLSLPQLKRDSALFVMTFRDISELRRIDRMRSDFVANASHELRTPLASLRGFIETLLGPARNDLKAQERFLGIMLDQANRMSRLVDDLLSLSRLELKAHLAPDQKVALQPVLSHVRDSLTPLAAELDVDLRLHLPQESIEVTGDRDELIQVFENLIENACKYGQEGKQVDVFLRQKTSGVEVSVVDKGPGVPAEDVPRLTERFYRVSVADSRSKKGTGLGLAIVKHILTRHRARLIIRSELGQGTDFTVRF; this comes from the coding sequence TTGCGCGACCGCTGGGATTTTATCCTCCTGGCGATCCTGGTCTCCGGCTCGTCGGTGTTGGCCGGTGCCGATAGCGAGTTCGGCGTCGTCTTGCTGCTCTTTTCGCTGATGGTCATCCTGCTCTATAAGGGCGCAGAAGACAAAGATCCGCCGGTGCATTTCCCTGTGGCGGCCTCGCCTGTCTTGCCGCACGGCGAGGAAGTCGAGGGGCTTGTGCAGGCGACGATCGCGGCCATCGACCTGCCCTGCGTGGTCTTTGGCTCGGATGGAGGCGTGGTCTTCCAGAACGGCGCTGCCGAAAAGGCGTTTGGTAAGCTGGAAACCGGCATGCATATTTCTGCCCGCTGGCGGTCGCCCGGCATTCTCGACATGGTGCGCGAGACTGTCGGCAATGGCTTGCCCAACCAGATCGAACATTCCGAGGTGCTGCCCTCCGAGCGGGTCTTCGCGGTGCGGGTCGCGCCTCTGTCCCTACCGCAACTGAAGCGGGATTCGGCCCTTTTCGTCATGACGTTTCGCGATATTTCGGAACTGCGCCGGATCGACAGAATGCGTTCGGATTTCGTCGCCAATGCCAGCCACGAACTGCGCACGCCGCTTGCCTCCTTGCGCGGTTTCATCGAGACCCTGCTCGGCCCCGCCCGCAACGACCTGAAAGCGCAGGAGCGCTTTCTGGGCATCATGCTGGATCAGGCCAACCGGATGAGCCGGCTGGTGGACGATCTGCTGTCCCTGTCGCGGCTGGAGTTGAAAGCCCATCTGGCGCCCGACCAGAAAGTGGCGCTACAGCCCGTTCTAAGCCATGTGCGGGACAGCCTGACCCCACTCGCCGCGGAGCTGGATGTGGATCTGCGCCTGCATCTGCCACAGGAGAGCATCGAGGTTACGGGCGACCGCGACGAACTGATCCAGGTTTTCGAAAACCTGATCGAAAATGCCTGTAAATATGGCCAGGAAGGCAAGCAGGTGGACGTCTTTCTACGCCAGAAAACAAGCGGCGTGGAAGTCAGCGTGGTGGACAAGGGACCGGGCGTGCCCGCCGAGGATGTGCCGCGTCTGACCGAACGCTTTTACCGTGTCAGTGTGGCCGATAGCCGCTCCAAGAAAGGAACCGGACTGGGGCTTGCCATTGTCAAGCATATCCTGACCCGCCACCGCGCGCGGCTGATCATCCGCTCGGAACTTGGCCAGGGGACAGATTTTACCGTCCGTTTTTGA
- the pstA gene encoding phosphate ABC transporter permease PstA: MSETLSPAAAGHGTGALATVSRPRRDIGIKRRYAAERRFRAYGIIAISFGLLFLFLLLASVVSKGYTAFWQTTITVPVEFSEKLIDPSNQRATNPDVLVAANYPVLVRNALAAKLKIDTSNRPAMKQLTEMVSDNVRVQLRNMVVADPSIIGKTVPVSVLASATIDTAFKGQFDLTVDESSRKISDQQIGWMNALAESGALAKSFNTGIFVNGASSRPEAAGVGVALIGTAYMMLTVLILALPIGVATSIYLEEFAPKNRWTDLIEVNINNLAAVPSIVFGLLGLAVFINFAGLPRSASLVGGLVLTLMTLPTIIIATRAALKAVPPSIRAAALGLGASKMQTVFHHVLPLAMPGVLTGTIIGLAHALGETAPLLLIGMVAFVADYPGTPLDPSTALPVQIYMWANEAERAFVERTSGAIIILLIFLLIMNVGAILLRRRFERRW, translated from the coding sequence ATGAGCGAGACCCTCTCCCCCGCTGCGGCAGGCCACGGCACTGGCGCCCTTGCCACCGTATCGCGTCCTCGCCGCGACATCGGCATCAAGCGCCGCTATGCCGCCGAGCGCCGTTTCCGGGCCTATGGCATCATCGCCATCAGCTTTGGCTTGCTGTTCTTGTTCCTGCTGCTCGCGTCGGTGGTTTCCAAAGGTTATACAGCCTTCTGGCAGACGACGATCACCGTGCCGGTTGAATTCAGCGAAAAGCTGATCGATCCGAGCAACCAGCGCGCCACCAACCCCGACGTGTTAGTTGCTGCCAATTATCCGGTTCTGGTGCGCAATGCGCTGGCGGCAAAACTGAAGATCGATACATCCAATCGTCCGGCAATGAAGCAATTGACCGAGATGGTCTCCGACAATGTCCGCGTCCAATTGCGCAACATGGTTGTTGCCGATCCATCGATCATCGGCAAGACGGTTCCGGTCTCGGTCCTGGCCAGTGCCACAATCGATACGGCCTTCAAGGGGCAATTCGACCTGACTGTCGATGAGAGCAGCCGGAAAATTTCTGACCAGCAGATCGGCTGGATGAATGCGCTGGCTGAAAGCGGCGCGCTGGCCAAGTCCTTCAATACCGGTATTTTCGTCAATGGTGCATCGAGCCGCCCGGAAGCGGCAGGCGTTGGCGTGGCCTTGATCGGCACTGCCTATATGATGCTGACCGTGTTGATCCTGGCTCTGCCGATCGGCGTGGCAACCTCGATCTATCTTGAGGAATTTGCGCCAAAGAACCGTTGGACCGACCTGATCGAGGTCAACATCAACAATCTCGCAGCCGTTCCCTCTATCGTCTTTGGTCTGCTGGGTCTGGCGGTGTTCATCAACTTTGCCGGTCTGCCGCGCTCGGCCTCGCTGGTCGGCGGACTGGTGCTGACCCTGATGACGCTACCGACGATCATCATCGCCACGCGCGCAGCCTTGAAGGCCGTTCCTCCGTCGATCCGCGCTGCGGCGCTCGGTCTTGGCGCATCCAAGATGCAGACCGTGTTCCATCACGTCCTGCCGCTCGCCATGCCCGGCGTGTTGACTGGCACGATTATCGGCCTTGCCCATGCACTAGGTGAGACCGCGCCGCTGCTATTGATTGGCATGGTGGCTTTCGTGGCGGATTATCCCGGCACACCGCTTGATCCGTCCACGGCGCTGCCGGTGCAGATCTATATGTGGGCCAATGAAGCCGAGCGCGCTTTTGTGGAGCGGACGTCCGGCGCCATCATCATTCTGTTGATCTTCCTGCTGATCATGAATGTCGGTGCCATCCTGCTGCGCCGGCGGTTTGAGCGGCGCTGGTAG
- the phoU gene encoding phosphate signaling complex protein PhoU — MTAHIYTAFDEELKYLMRRISEMGGLAEQMVGESVRALVNSDAALAQKVISDDVIMDNAEREVGDKAIVTIAKRQPMAADLREIIGALRIASDLERVGDLGKNNAKRVMAVQGTGVPRKLARGIEHLSELAMTQLKEVLDVYTTRSAEKAKSIRDRDEEIDAIYTSLFRELLTYMMEDPRNITTCTHLLFCAKNIERIGDHATNIAETIYYMATGAQPEGERPKDDTTTAFGVAD, encoded by the coding sequence ATGACAGCGCATATCTACACCGCCTTTGACGAGGAACTGAAATATCTAATGCGCCGCATTTCGGAAATGGGCGGTCTGGCCGAGCAGATGGTGGGTGAATCCGTTCGCGCGCTGGTCAATTCCGATGCCGCCCTCGCCCAGAAGGTGATCTCCGACGACGTGATCATGGACAATGCCGAGCGCGAAGTGGGTGACAAAGCGATCGTCACCATCGCAAAACGTCAGCCCATGGCCGCCGATCTGCGCGAAATCATCGGTGCGCTCAGGATTGCCTCGGATCTGGAGCGCGTCGGCGATCTCGGTAAGAACAATGCCAAGCGGGTCATGGCCGTGCAAGGCACCGGCGTGCCGCGCAAGCTGGCCCGCGGCATCGAGCATCTTTCGGAACTGGCGATGACCCAGCTCAAGGAAGTGCTGGATGTCTACACCACCCGCTCGGCGGAAAAGGCCAAGTCGATCCGCGACCGCGATGAGGAGATTGATGCGATCTACACCTCGCTGTTTCGCGAATTGCTGACCTATATGATGGAAGATCCGCGCAACATCACCACCTGCACGCACCTTCTGTTCTGCGCCAAGAATATCGAGCGCATCGGCGACCATGCCACCAATATCGCCGAGACCATCTATTACATGGCCACTGGCGCACAGCCCGAGGGTGAGCGCCCGAAGGACGACACGACGACCGCTTTCGGGGTCGCCGATTGA
- the pstC gene encoding phosphate ABC transporter permease subunit PstC — MSTSILIFIVIAIGIIGYLLGSSRAQSLAQGRASALHSRYGYHGSFVSILAVVPAFLVLGLWMAIAPSLIETRVRDAMPDAVKAQAGATQNLNYGTIGAIARGLKSLDDDQLAKLKSADATTARTMLAEQGVPLAGEPEPYMIVAAEALNGMRAINDLALTIVVIATSLAGALFGLRLIAPRFRARNRVEQAIQAALVICSSIAILTTVGIIMSMLTEATHFFREVPAWRFFFGTVWDPRFAAAGATDTGGQFGLIPLLLGTLYIGVVAMLFAVPVGLFAAIYMAEYASPRLRSITKPLLEVLAGIPTIVYGFFALTSVGPFLRDISAKINGIATGDFVSFIQAQSVLTAGFVMGIMLIPYVSSLSDDIITAVPRSLRDGSLGLGATRSETVKRVILPAALPGIVGALLMTASRAIGETMIVVLAAGVAARIQLNPFEPMTTVTVKIVNQLTGDLEFTSPQTLVAFALGITLFAITLCLNIYALYIVRKYREQYE; from the coding sequence ATGAGTACGTCAATCCTAATTTTTATCGTCATTGCTATCGGGATCATCGGCTACCTGCTGGGCTCGTCACGGGCACAGTCGCTCGCACAAGGCCGCGCGTCTGCCCTGCATTCCCGCTATGGCTATCATGGCAGTTTTGTTTCTATTCTGGCAGTTGTACCCGCCTTCCTGGTGCTGGGCCTCTGGATGGCGATTGCGCCATCGCTGATCGAAACGCGTGTGCGCGATGCGATGCCCGATGCGGTCAAGGCACAGGCAGGAGCCACCCAGAACCTCAATTACGGCACCATCGGTGCGATCGCTCGTGGCCTGAAAAGCCTTGACGACGACCAATTGGCCAAGTTGAAAAGCGCAGATGCCACGACTGCCCGCACAATGCTGGCCGAACAAGGCGTACCGCTGGCCGGCGAGCCTGAGCCCTACATGATCGTGGCGGCGGAGGCCTTGAACGGCATGCGCGCCATCAACGATCTGGCGTTGACCATCGTGGTAATCGCCACCTCGCTCGCAGGCGCCCTGTTCGGGCTTCGGTTGATCGCGCCACGCTTTCGCGCCCGCAACCGGGTGGAGCAAGCCATTCAGGCGGCCTTGGTCATCTGCTCTTCCATCGCCATTTTGACGACAGTCGGCATCATCATGTCGATGTTGACGGAAGCCACCCACTTCTTCCGGGAGGTTCCAGCCTGGCGGTTCTTCTTCGGGACAGTCTGGGACCCCCGGTTTGCCGCTGCTGGCGCCACCGATACCGGCGGCCAGTTCGGATTGATCCCGCTTCTGCTCGGCACGCTCTATATCGGCGTGGTCGCCATGTTGTTTGCCGTGCCCGTTGGTCTGTTTGCTGCCATCTACATGGCCGAATATGCATCGCCACGGCTGCGCTCGATCACCAAGCCACTGCTGGAAGTGCTGGCCGGTATTCCGACCATCGTCTACGGCTTCTTCGCGCTGACCTCGGTCGGTCCGTTCCTGCGGGATATCTCCGCCAAGATCAACGGCATCGCCACCGGCGATTTTGTCAGCTTCATCCAGGCACAGAGCGTGCTGACGGCAGGCTTTGTGATGGGGATCATGCTGATCCCCTATGTCTCCTCCCTGTCGGACGACATCATCACCGCTGTGCCGCGCTCGCTCCGGGATGGTTCGCTTGGCCTTGGCGCCACGCGGTCAGAAACGGTCAAGCGGGTGATCCTGCCGGCAGCACTTCCGGGTATTGTCGGCGCGCTGCTGATGACGGCATCGCGCGCTATCGGCGAAACCATGATCGTGGTGCTGGCCGCAGGCGTTGCGGCGCGCATCCAGCTTAATCCTTTCGAGCCGATGACAACGGTCACCGTCAAGATCGTCAACCAGCTGACCGGCGACCTTGAATTCACCTCGCCGCAAACGCTGGTGGCCTTCGCCCTGGGTATCACCCTGTTTGCCATCACGCTTTGCCTTAATATCTATGCGCTTTACATCGTGCGCAAATACCGGGAGCAGTACGAATGA
- a CDS encoding NAD(P)H-dependent flavin oxidoreductase encodes MALPDILSRHLKLPVIASPLFIISHPRLTVAQCKAGVVGAFPALNARPEAQLDEWLDEITQELAAHDRAHPERPAAPFAVNQIVHGSNKRLEHDLGMCVKYKVPIVISSLGAVPEVNAAIHSYGGIVLHDVINNRHAHSAIRKGADGLIAVAAGAGGHAGTLSPFALLQEIREWFDGPLLLAGSISTGGAILAAQAAGADMAYIGSPFIATQEARAPDAYKQALVEASATDIVYSNYFTGIHGNYLRSSIVASGLDPDKLPEADPSKMDFGSAVTGAKAWKDIWGCGQGIGAIKAVEPVAALVDRLDTEYRAARDRICGKV; translated from the coding sequence ATGGCTCTTCCAGATATCCTGTCCCGTCACCTCAAGCTTCCGGTGATCGCATCTCCCCTGTTCATCATTTCGCATCCGCGCTTGACGGTGGCGCAGTGCAAGGCGGGTGTGGTTGGCGCCTTCCCGGCGTTGAACGCCCGTCCAGAAGCGCAACTGGACGAGTGGCTGGATGAGATTACCCAGGAGCTTGCCGCCCATGACCGCGCCCATCCCGAGCGTCCGGCTGCGCCTTTCGCCGTCAACCAGATCGTCCACGGCTCCAACAAACGGCTGGAGCACGACCTGGGCATGTGCGTCAAATACAAGGTACCGATCGTCATCTCTTCGCTGGGCGCCGTGCCGGAGGTGAATGCCGCGATCCATTCTTACGGCGGTATCGTGCTGCATGACGTGATCAACAATCGCCATGCCCATTCGGCGATCCGCAAGGGCGCCGACGGCCTGATCGCGGTTGCCGCTGGGGCTGGTGGTCATGCGGGAACGCTGTCACCCTTCGCGCTCCTACAGGAAATCCGCGAATGGTTCGATGGGCCGCTGCTGCTTGCCGGTTCGATCTCGACCGGCGGCGCCATTCTTGCCGCTCAAGCAGCCGGTGCCGACATGGCCTATATCGGTTCGCCCTTCATTGCCACGCAAGAGGCGCGGGCGCCGGATGCCTACAAGCAGGCTCTTGTTGAGGCCAGCGCCACCGATATCGTCTACTCTAACTATTTTACCGGCATTCACGGCAATTACCTGCGCTCATCCATTGTTGCCTCGGGCCTCGACCCTGACAAATTGCCGGAAGCCGATCCCAGCAAGATGGATTTCGGCAGCGCCGTCACCGGCGCCAAAGCGTGGAAGGACATCTGGGGCTGCGGCCAAGGCATCGGTGCCATCAAGGCCGTGGAACCCGTTGCCGCGCTGGTCGATCGATTGGACACGGAATATCGCGCCGCCCGGGACAGGATCTGCGGAAAAGTGTAA
- the pstB gene encoding phosphate ABC transporter ATP-binding protein PstB yields MNMMSEAAVEKALDQKMTEVNTKMVGKDVSVYYGEKRALFDVNLNVRENTVTALIGPSGCGKSTFLRTLNRMNDTIDHCRVTGLITLDGMDIYDPSIDVVELRARVGMVFQKPNPFPKSIYENIAYGPRIHGLARNKADMDQIVEKSLQRAGLWNEAKDRLQEPGTGLSGGQQQRLCIARAIAVSPEVILMDEPCSALDPIATAKVEELIHELRANFTIVIVTHSMQQAARVSQRTAMFHLGQLVEENDTDKMFTNPDDQRTQDYIMGRFG; encoded by the coding sequence ATGAACATGATGTCTGAAGCAGCAGTTGAAAAGGCCTTGGATCAGAAGATGACCGAAGTGAACACCAAGATGGTCGGCAAGGACGTGTCCGTTTACTACGGCGAAAAGCGCGCCCTGTTCGACGTAAACCTGAATGTCCGCGAAAATACCGTCACGGCGCTGATCGGTCCTTCGGGTTGCGGCAAGTCTACCTTCTTGCGGACGCTGAACCGCATGAACGACACCATCGATCATTGCCGGGTGACGGGTCTGATCACCCTCGACGGCATGGATATCTACGATCCGTCCATCGACGTTGTCGAGCTTCGCGCCCGCGTCGGCATGGTGTTCCAGAAGCCGAACCCGTTCCCCAAGTCGATCTACGAAAACATTGCTTACGGCCCGCGCATCCATGGTCTCGCCCGCAACAAGGCAGACATGGACCAGATCGTTGAAAAGAGCCTTCAGCGCGCCGGTCTTTGGAACGAAGCAAAGGATCGCCTACAGGAGCCGGGAACGGGCCTGTCCGGCGGACAGCAGCAGCGTCTGTGCATTGCCCGCGCCATTGCCGTCAGCCCCGAAGTCATCCTGATGGACGAGCCCTGCTCGGCCCTGGACCCGATTGCGACGGCCAAGGTAGAAGAACTGATCCACGAATTGCGGGCCAATTTCACCATCGTCATCGTCACGCATTCGATGCAGCAGGCCGCTCGCGTGTCCCAGCGCACGGCAATGTTCCATCTCGGCCAGTTGGTCGAGGAAAACGATACCGACAAGATGTTCACCAACCCGGACGACCAGCGGACCCAGGACTATATCATGGGCCGGTTCGGCTGA
- a CDS encoding ABC transporter ATP-binding protein, with protein MITFDHVSKHYGDATTAVNNLSLVAPTGKLTILVGPSGCGKTTSLRMINRLITPSSGSILLDGEQTGRMDVALLRRRIGYVIQHAGLFPHRTVVQNIATTARLNGAPKQQALRTAHELLERVGLTSAFADRYPWQLSGGQQQRVGVARALASNPKFMLMDEPFSAVDPVVRGQLQDEFLRLQRDIGKTIIMVTHDIDEALKLGDQVAVLRSGGTLAQIATPQELLARPADAFVADFIGRDRGYRFLSFAEFGSAVPLGVEPTATLGATPEALRHAAPDRWVLVTDAANRPIGWADAQGLQQPLREGDLNLSGTLAPEGSSLRHLLDAALSSPSGRGVVVGASGELVGTVTLSNVVAAIEGARAGQFGMQP; from the coding sequence ATGATAACATTCGATCACGTCAGCAAGCATTACGGCGACGCAACAACTGCCGTTAACAATCTTTCGCTGGTGGCTCCCACCGGCAAGCTGACCATTCTGGTTGGCCCTTCCGGCTGCGGCAAGACAACGTCTTTGCGGATGATCAACAGGCTGATTACGCCGTCGTCCGGATCTATTCTGCTGGATGGCGAACAAACCGGTCGGATGGATGTTGCTTTGTTGCGGCGCCGAATTGGTTATGTCATCCAGCATGCCGGTCTCTTCCCCCATCGCACCGTTGTACAGAACATCGCGACCACGGCGCGTCTGAACGGTGCGCCGAAACAGCAGGCGCTTCGGACTGCACATGAGCTGTTGGAGCGCGTTGGCTTGACCAGCGCTTTTGCCGATCGCTATCCTTGGCAGCTTTCGGGCGGACAGCAGCAGCGTGTCGGCGTGGCTCGGGCGCTGGCCTCCAATCCCAAGTTCATGCTGATGGACGAACCGTTCAGCGCCGTCGATCCGGTCGTGCGCGGCCAGTTGCAGGATGAGTTTCTCCGTCTTCAGCGTGACATCGGCAAAACGATTATCATGGTCACCCATGACATCGACGAGGCCCTGAAGCTCGGGGATCAAGTGGCGGTGCTGCGCTCCGGGGGGACGCTTGCGCAGATCGCAACACCGCAGGAACTTCTGGCGCGACCGGCGGATGCCTTCGTGGCAGACTTCATTGGTCGAGACCGAGGCTACCGCTTCTTGAGTTTCGCCGAATTCGGCAGCGCGGTCCCTCTTGGGGTTGAACCGACGGCCACACTTGGTGCGACGCCGGAAGCCCTTCGCCATGCTGCCCCGGACCGTTGGGTTCTTGTGACCGATGCCGCGAACCGACCCATCGGCTGGGCCGATGCGCAGGGGCTTCAACAGCCTTTGCGCGAGGGTGATCTCAATCTCAGCGGGACGCTGGCACCCGAAGGCAGCAGTCTTCGCCATTTGCTCGATGCTGCGCTCAGTTCGCCTTCAGGCCGCGGCGTTGTTGTGGGTGCATCGGGCGAACTCGTCGGTACGGTCACGCTGTCGAATGTGGTTGCGGCCATTGAGGGCGCGCGTGCCGGCCAGTTTGGAATGCAGCCATGA
- a CDS encoding ABC transporter permease, with protein sequence MRFDWLYNESGRIAELFIWHLSLSVLPVLIGLLLALPLGWFAQRAGVFRSTLLGAAGLLYTIPSLALFVLLPLVLGTRILDPLNVVVALTVYALALLVRTVSDGLDSISPDVLQAANAMGYRRAARLLTVELPLAVPVIAAGLRVAVVSNVSIVSVAALVGTPQLGLLFTQGLQLQFLTPIIAGIVLCVLLAALLDGLVLFIAHRLTPWQPGRGPR encoded by the coding sequence ATGAGGTTCGATTGGCTCTATAATGAGTCCGGGCGGATCGCCGAGCTGTTCATCTGGCATCTCTCGCTTTCCGTCCTCCCGGTTTTGATCGGCCTGCTTCTGGCTCTGCCGCTCGGCTGGTTTGCCCAGCGTGCCGGTGTGTTTCGCTCCACTCTGCTGGGTGCCGCCGGACTTCTCTATACAATTCCGTCGCTGGCGCTGTTCGTTCTGTTGCCGCTCGTGCTTGGCACGCGGATCCTCGATCCCCTGAATGTCGTCGTTGCGTTGACGGTGTATGCCTTGGCACTTCTGGTGCGTACGGTCAGCGACGGCCTGGATTCAATTTCTCCTGATGTCCTTCAGGCCGCTAATGCCATGGGCTACCGTCGCGCAGCACGCCTTCTGACGGTGGAATTGCCGCTCGCCGTTCCTGTCATCGCGGCCGGATTGCGGGTTGCCGTGGTGTCGAATGTCAGCATCGTTTCCGTCGCCGCTCTGGTCGGCACGCCACAGCTGGGCCTTCTCTTTACGCAAGGCCTCCAGCTGCAATTCCTGACCCCGATTATCGCGGGCATCGTGCTTTGCGTTCTTTTGGCAGCGCTTCTGGATGGGCTTGTGCTGTTCATCGCGCATCGCTTGACGCCATGGCAGCCGGGGAGGGGGCCGCGATGA